From Prevotella sp. oral taxon 299 str. F0039:
CTGGTGATGGTGAACTTTATCGTCCTAATAGTTTTAGACCTAATTTAAAGTGGGAAACAACCACAACTTACAATGCTGGTATTGATTGGGGATTCTTCAATCAAAGATTAAGCGGAACTTTGGATTTCTATTATAGAAAAACAACAGACTTGCTTAACTATGCTCCTGTGATGATATTGTCTTCTTTCAGAAATCAAGCATGGCAAAACATTGGAGATCTTTCTAATACTGGTTTAGAAGCAACAATTAGTTGGAAAGCAATACAAAAGAAAGATTGGTTCTGGACTATCGATTACAACTTCACTTATAATAAAAATAAGATTACAAATCTTGCAGGTGTAAGTAAAGACAATAGTCCTGTTGCTAATACTTCTATAACAATTGGTACAGATAAGAACCTCGAATATAACCAAGTAGGTCACTCTGCAAACTCATTCTATGTATATCAACAAGTGTACGATGCGAATGGTAATCCTATCGAAGGTGCTGTTGTTGACAGAAATAGTGATGGTAAAATAACAGATGCGGATAGATATTTCTACAAAAATCCTGTAGCTCCTGTTACTATGGGCTTGTCTTCTCGCCTTGAATACAAGAGCTGGGATCTCGGCTTCTCTCTACGTGCAAGCATTGGAAATTATGTATTTAATGGTATAGAACAAGGCTTTAAGAATGTAAGTCCTAATGGAATTTGGACATTAGATAGATTAGGAAATACTACTCCAACAGCTAAGTTACGTGGATTTGTACAAGATGATGCAAAAACAACTCTTACCGATTATTGGGTACAAAATGCAAGTTTCTTGAAATGCGACAACATAACTCTTGGTTATAGCTTTAACAATCTATTCAAAACTGGAAGCTACAAGGGAATTGGCGGACGTGTTTATGCTACAGCAAGCAATGTTTTCACTATAACAAAGTATAAAGGACTTGACCCAGAAGTGTTCAATGGATATGACAATAATATGTATCCACGAGCTTTCTCTATGATTCTTGGTGTTAATCTTAACTTCTAACAATAAAGACAAAAGTCATGAATAAATATTTTAAACATATAATTCCATCGGCAATATTCTTATTCTCGACAGGAATATTAGCCTCTTGTGTTGGCGATTTAGATGTTACTCCTATCGATCCTAATATTCGTCCTACTGCAAATGGAGATGCTCTTTTTAATAAATGTTATGCAAATATTGCTGTTGCAGGTAATGGAGGAGCGACTGGAGATTGTGATATTGACGGATTAGATGGGGGTACCACTGGTTTTGTAAGACAAATGTGGAACTCAAATGAGCTAACAACCGACGAGGCAATATGTCACTGGGGTGATGCAGGTATTGAACAATTTGATTATAATACATACGATGCAAGTCATCCAATGTTAAATGGTTACTTTGCACGTCTAACAACTGGTATTACATATTGTAATGATTATTTAAAGAATATCAACGAGGATGCAACGAAAACAGCAGAAATTCGCTTTGTACGTGCATTAGAATATTACTTATTGATGGATGCTTTCGGAAATGTTCCTTTTGCAGAAACTCTTTCTGAACCAACAATGAAGACACGTCCTGAGATGTATGAATGGCTTGTTAAGGAGCTTACAGAAATTGAACCTAATCTTTCTGAGGCTCAACCTAAAAAGTCTTCAGATGCTAATTATGGTCGTGTAGACAAAGCTTCAGCATGGATGTTGTTGGCACGTCTTTACTTAAATGCTCAAGTTTATACCGGAACTCCTCAATGGGCGAAAGCTGCTGAGTATGCTAAGAAGATTATGGACTCTGCTTATAAGCTTAACACAAAGAAAGTTAATGGTTGGAGTGCTTATCAAATGCTATTCATGGGCGACAATGGTGAAACCGATGCAGCTTATGAGGCTATCTTCCCAATCCTTCAAGATGGATTAAAAACAACCTCATGGGGTACAACTACCTTCTTAACAGCTTCTACTTTTGATGGAAATATGCATGCAAGCATACACGACAAGAGTGTTGTAAACGGATTAAGTGGACAAACTTGGGGTGGAAATCGTTGTCGTCCTGATTTATTAAAACGTTTCTTCCCTAATAAAGAGGTTCCTAATGTTTCAAGTATAGAAATGCCTACTAAAGATTATGCTCATGATGATAGAGCCATTTTCGATGGAAAGGATAGAAAGCTTGATAATGGTAAAGGTGCAATAGGTAAATTTACAGATGGTTTTGCCACAGCTAAATTCATTAACATCAAAACAGATGGTTCTGCAGGACATTCACTTACATTCTCTGATGCAGATTTCTTCTTCTTTAGAAAAGCAGAAGCTTATCTAATATATGCAGAAGCAACAGCTCGTGCAAATGGAAATCACCTAACACCAGAAGGTATTGCAGCCGTTAAAACATTACGTGAACGTGCTAATGCTGAACCAAAAACAAACTTTACTCTTTCTGAATTATGTGATGAATGGAGTCGTGAGTTTTACTTTGAAGGTATTCGTAGGCCTACTTTAATTCGTTTCGGATTCTTCGGAGGCGACAATAACTATAACTGGACTTATAAAGGTGGTGTTAAAGAAGGTCGTAGTTTCTCTGCAAGCAAGAATATCTTTGCTATTCCTTCTAATTATGTTAAGGATGCTATTAAACAAAACCCTAATTATTAAGCATCATAATGAAAGATTAAAACTATAGAACAATGAAAAATATTATTAGATATTATGCAATATTGTTGTGTGGATTGTTAGCTTTTGCATCATGTAGCGATGATCGCGACTCTAATCCTAAGCTTCAATCTCCTACAACATTTACATTAAATGCGCCTATTTATGGTTCTTCAGCTATAAATTTAGCAACATCAACAGCTCTAAACTTTGCATGGTCACAACCGGAATATGGTTTTCCTGCAATTGTAGACTATCAGATAGAACTTTCATTGAATGACTCTTGGAGAGTTTCTACTAAAGAGGCGTGGGCAGATAAAACAGGAAAAACAGTTGCAGATTACGCTACACTTGACGATACTTACAATATTTGTAATGCGCAAGTTGGCGTTGCAAAGATTGCAAGAAGTCTTGAAATGATAGCAAAATGGGAAGATGGAAAAGTTCCACCTACCCAGAAAGTTTATGCACGTTGTAAAGCTACTTATGCAGGACAAACTATTTATTCTAATTCTGTAGAATTCATGGTTGTTCCTTACTATGTAGAGGTAAAAGAACATGAACCTGTTTTATGGTACCTTACTGGTAGTTGTTTTGGTAACGGAGCATGGGGAAATGGCGAAGATCAATTAGGTGTTTCTATGGTTCCTATGTATCCTATTGCAGGACAAGAATATGATATAAACACAGGAACAGGTGTTATTGGCTACATTGGATACTTCCCTGAAAAAGCAATATTTAAGATTATTGAAAAATTAGGTAACTGGGATTTTGGTATTTGTGGTAATGGTGGGCCTTTAACAACAACCTATCGTGCTGGAGGAAATGACCCAGGAAACATACAGATAGATGAAGCTGGATATTATGAGATTAGACTAAACACTAAAACTCATGAGTGTAAAATTGAAAAAACTACCCCAGCTTCTTCTATAGAGTTTACAAAAATGTCTCTACCTATTAAGTCTGGAGCAGACAATAATTGGGACGCTACACAAAACGAGATGAGGAAATTCTCGACAACTGCTAATACTAAAAACCATGATTGGGTATTAGATGTGAATGTAACTGCAGGTCAAGAACTTCAGTTTGTAGCTAATGGTGCATTAACTGATACATGGAGTGCAAGCAATTTCCCATTCGGAACAGCAGTAAAAGGCAATAAAGTAGCCATTTCTGTTAATGAATCAGGAAAATACAAAGTGTTCTTTAACGACATCACTGGACAATATTATTTCTTAAAATAATTGTATAAAACGTCGGAGGAAGCGTTTTTAGATGTCTTCCTCCGACCTAATATAATAGAAACATGAAAAAAGTATATATGATAATGGGAGTTGCAACAGCCATGTTTGCTGCTTGTTCTGAAGATTATACGAATTGGACTGCACCACAATCCAATCCACAAACTCCTGAAAAAACGATTTCATTTACAGCAACACCTTTGCCTGCTGTCGACTATAATACCATTAAGGGTGACTCTCTTCAGTTGTTTACATCTTCTGTACTTACCGAAGCAACACTTGTAAGTCAAAAGTTCTCTACTGTTGTTTTCAATGAAAATAAAACAAGACAAAAAGTTCTTAAAACAACAAAAGAGGGTAAAATAGCTGCTGCCGACTTAGAGAATGCGGTTAAAAATCTTTATGGAGAAGGAGATACCGAACGTGCTGTCTCTATTACTATCAACGACACCATAAATGTTGAAACAGGTGAAAGCTTCTTAAAAACATTTGATTTTACTTGCAAAGTTAGCTTAACTAAGAAAAACTTCCCTGAATTCTTCTATGTTGTTAATCCAGAAAAGCCAACCGAAAAGGCTCAAGTTTTACGTGGTGAAAAATTCGATGGTACATTTATTGGTTATGTTTATTTAGATAAACAATTCAAGTTACGTCCTAATTCAGATAACGCAGAGAACGATTTAGAATGTACATCAGAAGGCAATGTAGAAGAAAAAGGACAAGGAGAAGCATGTATAGTGAGCACACCAGCGTTCTATAAGATAGAAGTTAAATTAGAGCAAGGCGTTAAGAAAGGTACTTATACATTAACAAAAATAGATAATGTCTCTATAATTGGAGACGCTGTTGGTGGATGGGATAAAGATTTTATTGATTTAACCTACAATCCTACAACTGGTATTTGGGAAGCTGATAATGTAAATGTTATAAAAACAGGACCTTTAAAGTTCCGTGCTAATCATGGCTGGGCTTTGTCTTGGGGTGGTTACGAGAGTGAAACTGCATTCAAAGAACTGACAGCTAATGATGGTAAGAACTTAAATGTAGAGAAAGGAACTTATAAAGTAGAACTTACTCTTACTTTTGATGGTAAATCAAAGGTTGTTTTCACTAAAAAGTAATCATGCTTTGTAAGCTGATTGCTTATTGAATATAATAAGCAACAAGAATATTTAAGAGAACAAAAGATAAGTTTATCTAAAATAAAACCTTTTGTTCTCTTATTTTTATTCTGTATTGATAACATATAGGCTTAGATCTTTTTTACGCACTACTATAGAAAAATAGATTGTTTTTTACAATATTATTTAATTTCTTGCGTTTCCTATAATAAATAAATTTGCATAATGACAACAAAGATAATCGTAGATACCAAGCAAGAAATTAAAATAGAAAATAAATACATTTATGATGGAATGAATGGAATAGAGAGAAGTATAAAACGTTTTTTCGATTTTATAGCAGCAACTATATCCCTTATTCTTTTCTCTCCTCTCTTTATTATTTGCTACATATTGATAAAGAAAGAAGATGGTGGTAGTGTTATTTTTAAGCAAGAACGCATCGGAAGATTTGGTCGGCCGTTCTGTATTTACAAGTTTAGAAGCATGAAAGAAGATGCAGAAAAGGATGGACCTGCATTATTTCAACACGAAAAAGATCATCGTTTAACCAAGATAGGTAAGTTTCTTAGAACGCATCACCTCGATGAATTACCCCAACTTTGGAATGTGTTTATAGGAGATATGTCGTTTGTTGGACCACGACCAGAGCGTAAATTCTATATAGATCAAATCATTCAACACGACGAGCGATATACCTTTTTATACCAAATTCGCCCAGGTGTTACCTCCTATGCCACCTTATATAATGGTTATACCGATACTATGGAGAAAATGTTACGCCGTCTTGAGCTTGATCTTTACTATCTTAGAAAACGTTCTTGGTGGTTTGATATCAAAATACTAATCAACACTTTCCTCAATATTGCAATTGGAAAGAAATTCTAAAGTAAAAAAATGTCATGCGTTCATAACATAAGGCGATTATAAAAGCATTGTTTTCGCCATGTTAAAACATTGATATTACACTCTAAAAGCATTGCTATTGAACCTCAATAGCAATGCTTTTATTTTTTATGAGCTATCCTTTTACAAAGAAAGCTAGTAAACTCCTGATCTCGAATGGGTTGCATGTTCACTAGCTTTATATTTTATTGCCAAATTAAAAGCTCTTCACAATAGTGGTAATAGCTTATTATCCTATAAAAATTATAGACTATTTCTTAATTAAATTTATATCGTTTCATCTGCTACTTCAGTTGTTTCTTCATCTGTTTCAGATGCTTTTATTTCTTTAATTTGAGGTGTTTCTGTTGTGGTTGCTACTATTTCTTCAGTCTCAACTGCTTGTTGTGCAGCTATTACAGCTTTGTTATAAGCCTTCTTTATCGCATAAATTTTAATTGAATTGATAGTTTCAATCACTCCAAAAAGTAAGATTGCCCAACCCAAAATAAATAAGAAAGAGGCCCCCAAAAGAGTTGGTTTAACCAAAGCAACTAAGCCAATGAGCATTGTTATACAAGGAGTTATCCAAAAGAAAGGACCTATTTTTGCCAATTTTGATACTTGCGCTAAGTTGATATATTGATTAATTGAGCCTATTATAAGTAGAAAAGCAAGCAAATAGCTTAACCATTGCTGAAAAGTTGCAGGCATAAGAGCCAACACTACACCAAGAATTGCACACGCAATGCCCACCAATGGAAGGGTAGGAGTAGTACCTGCAATCTGAACTCCATTATTATCTAACACTTGAACATCTGCAA
This genomic window contains:
- a CDS encoding RagB/SusD family nutrient uptake outer membrane protein, which encodes MNKYFKHIIPSAIFLFSTGILASCVGDLDVTPIDPNIRPTANGDALFNKCYANIAVAGNGGATGDCDIDGLDGGTTGFVRQMWNSNELTTDEAICHWGDAGIEQFDYNTYDASHPMLNGYFARLTTGITYCNDYLKNINEDATKTAEIRFVRALEYYLLMDAFGNVPFAETLSEPTMKTRPEMYEWLVKELTEIEPNLSEAQPKKSSDANYGRVDKASAWMLLARLYLNAQVYTGTPQWAKAAEYAKKIMDSAYKLNTKKVNGWSAYQMLFMGDNGETDAAYEAIFPILQDGLKTTSWGTTTFLTASTFDGNMHASIHDKSVVNGLSGQTWGGNRCRPDLLKRFFPNKEVPNVSSIEMPTKDYAHDDRAIFDGKDRKLDNGKGAIGKFTDGFATAKFINIKTDGSAGHSLTFSDADFFFFRKAEAYLIYAEATARANGNHLTPEGIAAVKTLRERANAEPKTNFTLSELCDEWSREFYFEGIRRPTLIRFGFFGGDNNYNWTYKGGVKEGRSFSASKNIFAIPSNYVKDAIKQNPNY
- a CDS encoding SusF/SusE family outer membrane protein, producing MKNIIRYYAILLCGLLAFASCSDDRDSNPKLQSPTTFTLNAPIYGSSAINLATSTALNFAWSQPEYGFPAIVDYQIELSLNDSWRVSTKEAWADKTGKTVADYATLDDTYNICNAQVGVAKIARSLEMIAKWEDGKVPPTQKVYARCKATYAGQTIYSNSVEFMVVPYYVEVKEHEPVLWYLTGSCFGNGAWGNGEDQLGVSMVPMYPIAGQEYDINTGTGVIGYIGYFPEKAIFKIIEKLGNWDFGICGNGGPLTTTYRAGGNDPGNIQIDEAGYYEIRLNTKTHECKIEKTTPASSIEFTKMSLPIKSGADNNWDATQNEMRKFSTTANTKNHDWVLDVNVTAGQELQFVANGALTDTWSASNFPFGTAVKGNKVAISVNESGKYKVFFNDITGQYYFLK
- a CDS encoding DUF5115 domain-containing protein translates to MKKVYMIMGVATAMFAACSEDYTNWTAPQSNPQTPEKTISFTATPLPAVDYNTIKGDSLQLFTSSVLTEATLVSQKFSTVVFNENKTRQKVLKTTKEGKIAAADLENAVKNLYGEGDTERAVSITINDTINVETGESFLKTFDFTCKVSLTKKNFPEFFYVVNPEKPTEKAQVLRGEKFDGTFIGYVYLDKQFKLRPNSDNAENDLECTSEGNVEEKGQGEACIVSTPAFYKIEVKLEQGVKKGTYTLTKIDNVSIIGDAVGGWDKDFIDLTYNPTTGIWEADNVNVIKTGPLKFRANHGWALSWGGYESETAFKELTANDGKNLNVEKGTYKVELTLTFDGKSKVVFTKK
- a CDS encoding sugar transferase; the protein is MTTKIIVDTKQEIKIENKYIYDGMNGIERSIKRFFDFIAATISLILFSPLFIICYILIKKEDGGSVIFKQERIGRFGRPFCIYKFRSMKEDAEKDGPALFQHEKDHRLTKIGKFLRTHHLDELPQLWNVFIGDMSFVGPRPERKFYIDQIIQHDERYTFLYQIRPGVTSYATLYNGYTDTMEKMLRRLELDLYYLRKRSWWFDIKILINTFLNIAIGKKF
- a CDS encoding DUF308 domain-containing protein, which encodes MKVLQSSFFRALCALIVGALTIMYRDEAQKWLVIVIGVLFFLSGVISCAVYYGSRKNFADVQVLDNNGVQIAGTTPTLPLVGIACAILGVVLALMPATFQQWLSYLLAFLLIIGSINQYINLAQVSKLAKIGPFFWITPCITMLIGLVALVKPTLLGASFLFILGWAILLFGVIETINSIKIYAIKKAYNKAVIAAQQAVETEEIVATTTETPQIKEIKASETDEETTEVADETI